CAAGCCCAGGTGCGCCGAATGCCAAGTCGCCGACCTGTGCCCGTCGCGCGAACTGTTCCTGGGAGGGTGACTGCCCTCCGGCGCAGCCGGATGACTGTCACCGTCAGCGCTGAACGGTGACAGTCACGTGGAGTGGACCCCTAGATTGAGACAGTGAAATTGGGTGACAGTTCTCGAAGGAAGGGAACTGATGACCGAGCAATCTGCACCACGGCGGTTCAGCCGAGACTTGAAGTTGAAGACACTTGAGAGGCTGGCGGCGGGAGAGCGGGCGTCGGTGCTGGCTGCTTCGCTGGGGGTTGCCCGGCAGCTGATCTACAAGTGGCGGGACGCGGAGCGTGCCGGGACGCTTGGACGGCGGCGTGGACGGCCGACGAAGGTGGAGGCGTTGGCCAAGGCTGGTGACGGCCGTAGCGAGTTGGAGCAGGCGCGAAGGAAGATTGCCGAGCTTGAGCGCAAGGTTGGCCGCCAGGCGGTGGAGCTGGATTTTTTTCAAGGAGCCTTGCGGCGCATCAAGGCGTCACGGCAGCCGAGCGAATGAGCTGGCGTGACGGGGTCTTCGCCCAGATCCGGGCGACGGCCGGACCGCAGGGCGAGGGGTGGATCGGACAGCTTTGCGCGGCGTCTGGGGTAAGCCGGGCGAGCTATTACCGGCACTGGAGCCAGGCCGAGCCGGAATGCGAGGAGATGGCGCTGCGGGATCGCATCCAGCATCTGGCGCTGGCGAACCGCCACTATGGCTACAGGCGGATCGCGGTCCTGCTGCGGCGCGAGGGCTTGTGGGTCAACGCCAAGCGGGTGCTGCGCTTGACGCGGCAGGACAACCTTCTGTGCCTCAGGAGGAAGGCCTATGTTCCGGCCACCACCCAGTCGGATCATGGCTGGAAGGTGTATCCGAACCTGGCCCGTCGGATGATCCCGCTGGCGCCGGACCGGCTGTGGGTCGCCGACATTACCTACATCAGGCTGGAGCGGGCCTTCGTCTATCTGGCGGTGGTTCTGGACGCCTTCAGCCGCAAGGTGGTCGGCTGGGCCCTGGCCGATCACCTGGGCGCCAGCCTGCCCCTGGCGGCGCTAGACATGGCCCTGGCCGACCGCCGCCTCCCGCCGGGGAGCCTCGTCCATCACTCTGACCGGGGTGTGCAGTATGCCTGCGGCGACTACGCCCGGCGTCTGGAAGAGACCACCGTCCTGGCCTCCATGAGCCGGGGCGGCTGTCCTTATGACAACGCCAAGGCCGAGAGCTTCATGAAGACCCTCAAGACCGAGGAGGTGAACGGCTCAACCTATCTCGACCTGACCGACGCCAGGAGCCGGATCGGCAGCTTTATCGAGGAGGTCTACAACACCACCCGACTCCACTCGGCCCTGGACTATCTCTCCCCAGTGGAGTTCGAACAGCAAACCCACCGTTGGGACGCGCTAGCGCGTCCCAACGGTGCCATCGCAGCAACCGCTGTCACCTAATAACGCCGTCTCACGTACGGGGTGCAGTCCACACGCTGCGCGAGACAGTCACCCCGCTTCGAGCGCCGCCTTCACCGCCGCCCCGAACCGGCCGCCGGCCTTGGGGGCGTATTGCAGGAAGAGGTCCGGTTCGATGGCTTCCAGCTCCATCAGCTTCAGCTGTCCATCCAGCCCGCGCAGCAGGTCGATCCGCGCATAGGCCAGCGGCGGCACGGCGGCGAGGATCTCCTGCGCCACCCCTTCCGCGCCGTCCCAGGGCTTCACGCGTGAGACCTGGCCGCCGAACTGCGGCTGGACGCGGAAGTCGCCCCTGGCGGCCACCTTGGTCACCGCATGGCTGAACTTGCCGCCGAAATAGAGCAGCGAGATCTCGCCCTCCTTGCCGACTGCCGGCAGGAAGGGCTGGATCAGGGCCGGGCCATCGACGCCGTCGCCGAGATCATCGCCGGGGGCCAGTTTCAAGGTCTGATGCGAGCCGCCGCTGATCCGGGGCTTGGCCACGACCACGCCGCCGCCGAAGCTGTCCCGCGCCGCTTCCAGGTTTTCGGCCGTGAGTTTCTCGACACTGATTGTCGGAACCACCGGCGCTCCCTTGGCGCCCAGTTCCGCCAGATAGGCCTTGTCTGTGTTCCACCGCAGCACCGAGACGGGATTGATCATCCGCTGTCCCGCCGCCTCGAACGCATCCAGCCGCGCCAGCCAGTCGGCCGGCCGCTTGTGATAGCCCCAGGCGATCATCGGCAGCACGGCGTCGAACGCGCCCTCCAGCGGCTCGGTCCAGATGTGCGGGGTCGCCGCGACGCCGGATGCCGCCAGTCCGGCCTCCAGCTTGGCGAACCACTCGGGCCAGAACGACTTGTAGAGCAGCTCTTCGACGGCGGGGGTGAGGATGGCGACGTTCATGCGGCGGCTGTAGCGCGCTTTGCGCAATCCCACCAACCCGCCGGGGATTGGCGTCCGCCCCCCCTTCCTGTAACGACCCCAGCGTTTGCCCAATTGAAAGTCTGACCATGACCGCCACCTACGACGTCGCCGCCATCGGCAATGCTATCGTCGATGTGATCGCCCCGGCGGAGGAAGGCTTCCTGCATTCGGAAAGCCTGGTGAAGGGCTCGATGCAGCTGATCGACGAGGCGCGCGGCGTCGAGCTGTACGGCCGCATGGCGCCGGGCATGGAAACCAGCGGCGGATCGGCCGGCAACACCATCGCCGGCATCGCCAGCCTGGGCGGCCGCGCCGCCTACCTCGGCAAGGTGGCGCCGGACCAGCTGGGCGACGTCTTCGCCCACGACATGCGCGCCATCGGCGTCCATTTCGCCACCGCCCCCCTGGTCGGCGGACCGGCCACCGCCCGCTGCCTGATCAACGTCACCCCCGACGGCCAGCGCACCATGTGCACCTATCTGGGCGCCTCGACCGAACTGACCCCGGAAGACGTTCCCACCGACCTCATCGAGCAGTCGGCCATCGTCTATCTGGAAGGCTACCTGTTCGACCCCTCGGACGCCCGCCGCGCCTTCGCCAAGGCGGCCGGCATCGCCCATTCGTCCAACCGCCTGATCGGTATCACCCTGTCGGACAGCTTCGTGGTCGAGCGCCACCGGGGCGAACTGATGGGCTTCATCGAGGGCCAGGCCGACATCGTCTTCGCCAACGAGGACGAGGTGAAGGCCCTGTTCCAGACCGACGACTTCGAGATCGCCGCCGCGAAACTGGGCGCCATCACCAACATCGCCGCCATCACCCGGGGCGAACAGGGCTCGCTGATCCTGGCCGGCGCCAACAGCCATCGCATTCCGGCCGATCATGTGGACAAGGTGGTCGATACCACGGGCGCCGGTGACCAGTACGCCGCCGGCGTTTTGTTCGGCCTGGCCAAGGGTCTCTCGTTCGACGTCTGTGGCCAGCTGGGTTCGATGGCGGCGGCCGAGGTCATCGGTCACTACGGCCCGCGTCCGGAAAAGAACCTGCGTGACCTGGCCATCGCCAAAGGGCTGCTGAAATGAACCGCACGGCGGAAATCTCGCGCGATACCAAAGAGACCCAGATCAAGGTCTGGATCGACCTCGACGGCACGGGCGCCTCGACCATATCGACCGGCATCGGCTTCTACGACCACATGCTGGAAAGCTTCGCCCGCCACGGCGGCTTCGATCTGAAGATCGAGACGAAGGGCGACCTGCACATCGACATGCACCACACCGTCGAGGACACCGGCATCGTCCTGGGCCAGGCGGTGAAACAGGCGCTGGACGGCTTCAAGGGCATCAAGCGTTTCGGCCACGCCTACATCCCGATGGACGAGACCCTGACCCGCTGCAGCCTCGACCTCTCCAACCGTCCCTACCTGATCTGGAAGGTCGACTTCTCGCGGCCCAAGGTCGGGGAGATGGACACCGAGCTGTTCAAGGAATTCCACCACGCCTTCGCCATGAACAGCGGCGCCTGCGTGCACCTGGAAACCCTCTACGGCGACAACACCCACCACATCGCCGAAAGCGGCTTCAAGGCCTTGGCGCGGGCCTTGCGGGCGGCGGTGGAGATCGATCCCAAGGCCGGCGGCCAGGCGGTTTCGACCAAGGGCGTGCTGTAGGATTCCATGACCACCGTCGCCCTGATCGACTACGGGTCGGGCAATCTTCGCTCGGCTGAGAAGGCGCTGCTCAAGGCGGCGTCGAGCCTGTCGCGCGCGCCGACGATCCTCGTCACCGGCGATCCGGACGCGGTGGCCAAAGCCGACCGCATCGTCCTGCCCGGCGTCGGCGCCTTCGCCGCCTGCATGGGCAACCTGTCGGCCCGCGACGGCCTGATCGATGCCCTCAACACCGCCGTCCAGCGCGGCGCCCCCTTCCTCGGCGTCTGTGTCGGCATGCAGCTGCTCGCCGACAGCGGCCTGGAGTTCGGAACCACCCCCGGCCTCGGCTGGATCCCCGGTCAGGTTCGTCGGCTGGAGCCGCGCGATCCGGCCGCCAAGGTGCCGCACATGGGATGGAACACTGTGCGTCCCGCCAGCCCGCTGTTCGCCGGCCTCGGCTTCGCGCCACACATGTACTTCACCCACAGCTTCGTCTTCGACCCGGCCGATCCGGGCGACATCGCCGCCACCTGCGACCATGGCGGCCCGTTCGTCGCCGCCGTGGCGCGGGACAACGTCATGGGCGTACAGTTCCACCCTGAAAAGTCGCAAGCCGCCGGCC
The nucleotide sequence above comes from Caulobacter sp. NIBR1757. Encoded proteins:
- a CDS encoding transposase — protein: MTEQSAPRRFSRDLKLKTLERLAAGERASVLAASLGVARQLIYKWRDAERAGTLGRRRGRPTKVEALAKAGDGRSELEQARRKIAELERKVGRQAVELDFFQGALRRIKASRQPSE
- a CDS encoding IS3 family transposase codes for the protein MSWRDGVFAQIRATAGPQGEGWIGQLCAASGVSRASYYRHWSQAEPECEEMALRDRIQHLALANRHYGYRRIAVLLRREGLWVNAKRVLRLTRQDNLLCLRRKAYVPATTQSDHGWKVYPNLARRMIPLAPDRLWVADITYIRLERAFVYLAVVLDAFSRKVVGWALADHLGASLPLAALDMALADRRLPPGSLVHHSDRGVQYACGDYARRLEETTVLASMSRGGCPYDNAKAESFMKTLKTEEVNGSTYLDLTDARSRIGSFIEEVYNTTRLHSALDYLSPVEFEQQTHRWDALARPNGAIAATAVT
- a CDS encoding transporter, with the translated sequence MRKARYSRRMNVAILTPAVEELLYKSFWPEWFAKLEAGLAASGVAATPHIWTEPLEGAFDAVLPMIAWGYHKRPADWLARLDAFEAAGQRMINPVSVLRWNTDKAYLAELGAKGAPVVPTISVEKLTAENLEAARDSFGGGVVVAKPRISGGSHQTLKLAPGDDLGDGVDGPALIQPFLPAVGKEGEISLLYFGGKFSHAVTKVAARGDFRVQPQFGGQVSRVKPWDGAEGVAQEILAAVPPLAYARIDLLRGLDGQLKLMELEAIEPDLFLQYAPKAGGRFGAAVKAALEAG
- a CDS encoding adenosine kinase; the protein is MTATYDVAAIGNAIVDVIAPAEEGFLHSESLVKGSMQLIDEARGVELYGRMAPGMETSGGSAGNTIAGIASLGGRAAYLGKVAPDQLGDVFAHDMRAIGVHFATAPLVGGPATARCLINVTPDGQRTMCTYLGASTELTPEDVPTDLIEQSAIVYLEGYLFDPSDARRAFAKAAGIAHSSNRLIGITLSDSFVVERHRGELMGFIEGQADIVFANEDEVKALFQTDDFEIAAAKLGAITNIAAITRGEQGSLILAGANSHRIPADHVDKVVDTTGAGDQYAAGVLFGLAKGLSFDVCGQLGSMAAAEVIGHYGPRPEKNLRDLAIAKGLLK
- the hisB gene encoding imidazoleglycerol-phosphate dehydratase HisB; this encodes MNRTAEISRDTKETQIKVWIDLDGTGASTISTGIGFYDHMLESFARHGGFDLKIETKGDLHIDMHHTVEDTGIVLGQAVKQALDGFKGIKRFGHAYIPMDETLTRCSLDLSNRPYLIWKVDFSRPKVGEMDTELFKEFHHAFAMNSGACVHLETLYGDNTHHIAESGFKALARALRAAVEIDPKAGGQAVSTKGVL
- the hisH gene encoding imidazole glycerol phosphate synthase subunit HisH, with the protein product MTTVALIDYGSGNLRSAEKALLKAASSLSRAPTILVTGDPDAVAKADRIVLPGVGAFAACMGNLSARDGLIDALNTAVQRGAPFLGVCVGMQLLADSGLEFGTTPGLGWIPGQVRRLEPRDPAAKVPHMGWNTVRPASPLFAGLGFAPHMYFTHSFVFDPADPGDIAATCDHGGPFVAAVARDNVMGVQFHPEKSQAAGQRLLANFLELTL